In bacterium, the following are encoded in one genomic region:
- a CDS encoding exodeoxyribonuclease III, whose product MKVATWNVNGIRAREAQFQTWLQETRPEVVCLQEIKAGPLQIPPPLCELEGYWCCWHGLGGYSGVGLHISKEFSPERPLFSHPLFDYETRIVEGKVGPMTFISVYVPNGGKDFEAKMRFLGSMDDYIQAKHAQGEQLIICGDMNVAVTDQDVHPKERKATAFGQRPDERELFQKVLSAGVVDVLRALHPNDDQLFTWWPPWRNMKQRNIGWRLDYVLASWMLAERIPECIVLRDVGTSDHAPVVATLQNRIG is encoded by the coding sequence ATGAAAGTCGCTACATGGAATGTAAACGGAATTCGCGCGCGCGAAGCGCAGTTCCAAACCTGGCTTCAAGAAACTCGACCGGAGGTCGTGTGTTTGCAGGAAATCAAAGCAGGGCCGTTGCAGATTCCGCCTCCGTTGTGCGAGCTGGAAGGATACTGGTGCTGCTGGCATGGTCTTGGCGGCTATTCAGGCGTCGGATTGCACATCAGTAAAGAGTTTAGCCCGGAACGTCCATTGTTCAGCCATCCACTTTTTGACTATGAAACTCGAATCGTAGAAGGCAAAGTCGGACCTATGACTTTTATTTCCGTTTATGTCCCGAATGGCGGAAAAGACTTTGAAGCAAAAATGCGTTTTCTGGGATCGATGGATGATTACATTCAGGCAAAACACGCGCAAGGGGAGCAGTTGATTATTTGTGGTGATATGAATGTTGCCGTCACAGACCAGGATGTTCATCCAAAAGAAAGGAAAGCGACCGCATTTGGTCAGCGTCCGGATGAACGGGAACTCTTTCAAAAAGTTTTGAGCGCGGGTGTGGTCGATGTCTTGCGCGCGCTGCATCCCAACGACGATCAACTCTTCACCTGGTGGCCGCCTTGGCGAAACATGAAACAACGAAACATTGGATGGCGCCTCGACTATGTCCTTGCCAGCTGGATGCTCGCGGAACGGATTCCGGAATGCATCGTGCTCCGTGACGTGGGAACCAGCGACCATGCTCCTGTTGTGGCTACTTTACAGAATCGAATCGGTTAA
- a CDS encoding DinB family protein, with protein MNAKEITELFDYNLWANNRLFEAVAQLPTDQYLRDVKASHGGIHGTLTHIVGAQKIWLSRWLGTPDTSLLHGKDVASLLDLISLWEKVSSETAEFLASIDDEKLQEMMTITTTTGKQFHHTFQQMMQHLVNHSSVHRGQVTAMMRQFGVRPPATDLIAYYRQR; from the coding sequence ATGAATGCAAAAGAAATTACAGAGCTCTTTGATTACAATCTGTGGGCAAACAACCGTTTGTTTGAAGCGGTTGCGCAGTTGCCGACGGATCAATACCTACGGGATGTAAAAGCAAGTCATGGTGGAATTCATGGAACACTGACTCACATTGTCGGCGCCCAAAAAATCTGGCTCTCGCGATGGCTCGGAACGCCGGATACTTCCCTGCTTCATGGAAAAGATGTTGCCTCTCTGCTGGATTTGATCTCGCTCTGGGAAAAAGTCAGTTCCGAAACGGCTGAATTCCTGGCTTCCATCGATGATGAAAAATTGCAAGAAATGATGACGATCACAACAACAACTGGCAAACAGTTCCATCACACGTTTCAGCAAATGATGCAACATCTTGTAAATCACTCTTCTGTGCACCGCGGTCAGGTAACGGCAATGATGAGACAATTCGGAGTGAGACCTCCCGCAACAGATCTGATTGCTTACTACAGACAGAGGTAA
- a CDS encoding DUF2784 domain-containing protein produces the protein MLLSFLNVFFHVSHIAIILFTLCGWILPKTRKLHLIVVLATIVSWTGLGMFFGWGYCFWTDWHWRIRDELGKEHPSSYIKLLADSLSGQDRNAGLIDLLTALLFAIVVAITVYVHFRQYRRTT, from the coding sequence TTGTTGCTCTCCTTTTTGAATGTTTTCTTCCACGTTTCGCATATCGCGATCATTCTCTTTACTCTTTGCGGATGGATTCTTCCAAAGACCCGCAAACTCCATCTGATTGTTGTGCTCGCTACAATCGTTTCCTGGACAGGCCTGGGAATGTTCTTTGGCTGGGGATACTGTTTCTGGACAGACTGGCACTGGCGAATCAGGGACGAGCTCGGGAAAGAACATCCATCGTCCTACATCAAATTACTGGCTGATTCATTATCCGGGCAAGACCGGAATGCGGGCCTTATAGATCTCCTCACGGCTCTCCTTTTTGCGATTGTGGTTGCAATCACAGTCTATGTTCATTTTCGTCAGTACAGACGAACCACTTGA
- a CDS encoding DUF1579 domain-containing protein — translation MKSTILATITVLCLAFSAFAAEEPKADDPIMKAWMEYATPGDQHKAMGNLVGTWEATIKSYMDPAAPTEQKGTSTFEAAMDGRYVIEKAEGNFMGMPFHGMGIYGYDNGTKTYVSTWVDNMGTGIMIGTGASDDGGKTINWSSKAYDAMTKKVQNYRSTMHMMSADQYHFEMYGPGPDGKEMKMMEITYNRKK, via the coding sequence TTGAAGTCAACAATTCTTGCAACAATAACTGTTCTCTGTCTTGCATTTTCAGCATTTGCTGCTGAGGAACCGAAAGCCGATGATCCTATAATGAAAGCCTGGATGGAATATGCCACACCCGGCGATCAGCATAAAGCAATGGGAAATCTGGTCGGAACTTGGGAAGCTACCATCAAGTCCTACATGGACCCGGCAGCGCCGACCGAGCAAAAAGGCACTTCAACCTTTGAAGCCGCGATGGACGGACGTTACGTCATCGAAAAAGCCGAAGGCAATTTCATGGGAATGCCTTTTCATGGTATGGGAATCTACGGTTACGACAACGGAACGAAAACCTACGTCTCCACCTGGGTCGATAACATGGGAACCGGAATCATGATCGGAACTGGCGCGAGTGATGATGGCGGCAAAACAATCAACTGGAGCAGCAAAGCCTACGATGCGATGACCAAGAAGGTGCAGAACTACAGAAGCACGATGCACATGATGTCAGCCGATCAATATCACTTTGAGATGTACGGTCCCGGCCCCGATGGCAAAGAAATGAAGATGATGGAAATCACCTACAACCGCAAGAAATAA
- a CDS encoding peptide MFS transporter, which translates to MDTQSVNSTEAGKTWFGHPRGVSTLFFTEMWERFSYYGMRAFLILYMTTPAASGGLGFDDGRAGRIYGLYTGSVWMATIGGGLVADWLLGAYRSVFLGAVLITLGHLTLTIQALPFFYTGLALIVLGTALLKPNVTTMVGSLYSANDPRRDAGFSIFYMGINLGACLGPIIAGYLAQRVNWHIGFGCAAVGMTFGLIQYFYGRKYLKPAMDRLKEEAAIEKKEQAATSGGVKFTAAEWKRLAAIVVFFVFASIFWGAYEQAGSTLNLFADRHTRLSVFGMTFPSSWFQSVPAFFVITMAPLFAWLWVRLGTKEPSSPAKFTFGLFFVGVAFLLLVPAAGVAQTGIRVSPMWLVGVYFLEVVGELCLSPVGLSLVTKLAPRKVVGMMMGVWFLSIAVGSIIAGSLAGFMQGYSLTKLFGSVALVAILASLVLLILIRPIRKLMGGVH; encoded by the coding sequence ATGGACACACAGTCAGTAAATTCGACGGAAGCCGGCAAGACCTGGTTCGGACATCCTCGCGGAGTTTCAACGCTCTTCTTTACCGAGATGTGGGAGCGCTTTAGCTACTACGGAATGCGAGCATTCCTCATTTTGTATATGACTACACCTGCGGCTTCCGGTGGTCTAGGATTTGATGACGGCCGCGCCGGGCGTATTTACGGCCTGTACACCGGTAGCGTTTGGATGGCAACGATAGGCGGGGGGCTCGTTGCTGACTGGTTGTTGGGCGCATATCGAAGCGTGTTTTTGGGTGCTGTGTTGATTACTCTGGGTCATTTGACGCTCACGATTCAGGCTCTTCCATTCTTTTATACAGGCCTTGCTCTCATTGTCCTGGGGACAGCATTGTTGAAACCAAACGTTACAACGATGGTTGGTTCGTTGTACTCTGCGAATGATCCAAGAAGAGACGCAGGTTTTTCCATCTTCTATATGGGAATCAATCTGGGCGCTTGCCTGGGTCCGATTATTGCGGGTTATCTTGCGCAACGAGTGAACTGGCACATTGGTTTCGGCTGTGCTGCTGTGGGCATGACATTCGGTTTGATTCAGTATTTTTACGGACGCAAGTATCTCAAACCTGCGATGGACCGCTTGAAGGAAGAAGCGGCTATCGAAAAAAAGGAGCAGGCAGCAACTTCCGGCGGCGTGAAATTTACGGCTGCTGAGTGGAAACGGCTTGCCGCCATCGTTGTGTTCTTCGTGTTTGCAAGCATTTTCTGGGGAGCTTATGAGCAAGCAGGATCCACGTTGAATCTTTTCGCAGATCGACACACACGCCTTTCTGTTTTTGGAATGACCTTTCCATCCAGCTGGTTTCAGTCGGTTCCCGCATTTTTTGTAATTACGATGGCCCCTTTGTTTGCGTGGCTCTGGGTCCGGCTGGGAACGAAGGAACCATCCAGTCCCGCAAAATTCACATTCGGATTGTTTTTCGTTGGCGTGGCTTTTCTTCTGCTTGTTCCTGCTGCAGGCGTTGCTCAAACCGGCATTCGTGTCAGTCCGATGTGGCTTGTCGGAGTTTATTTCCTGGAAGTGGTGGGTGAACTCTGTCTCAGTCCCGTCGGGCTCAGTCTCGTTACCAAACTTGCTCCACGAAAAGTCGTGGGGATGATGATGGGAGTATGGTTCTTATCGATTGCGGTTGGCAGTATTATTGCGGGGTCGCTCGCTGGATTTATGCAAGGCTATTCGCTGACAAAACTATTTGGTAGTGTCGCTCTGGTTGCTATCCTTGCTTCCCTTGTTCTGTTGATCTTGATCCGGCCGATCAGAAAGTTGATGGGCGGCGTGCATTAA
- a CDS encoding BlaI/MecI/CopY family transcriptional regulator produces the protein MRPKVVKQGEKRYMLTDLEMKLMNKIWAVRGEVTVSDVHYEMLAERRIAYTTVKTVMDRLVNKKILSRRDKQGTYHYKALVDAKTVADYWKKYIQENIAGGTPKKKA, from the coding sequence TTGAGGCCTAAAGTCGTCAAGCAGGGGGAAAAGCGTTACATGCTCACCGATCTTGAGATGAAGTTGATGAACAAGATCTGGGCAGTTCGGGGGGAAGTTACAGTGTCGGATGTCCATTATGAAATGCTGGCGGAAAGACGGATCGCCTATACCACGGTAAAAACCGTCATGGACCGTCTCGTAAACAAAAAAATCCTGTCGCGCCGCGATAAACAGGGCACTTACCATTACAAAGCGCTGGTAGACGCAAAAACCGTAGCCGATTACTGGAAGAAATACATCCAGGAAAACATCGCGGGTGGGACGCCCAAAAAGAAAGCTTGA
- a CDS encoding HU family DNA-binding protein yields MSKQELIASVAQKAKLSKAAAGKAVDSLFKGIRDSLARGKSVGFVGFGTFLVSKRSARKGINPRTRQPIQIPAKKVPRFRAGKALKAAVLRAK; encoded by the coding sequence ATGAGCAAGCAAGAGTTGATTGCCAGCGTTGCCCAGAAGGCCAAACTTTCCAAAGCTGCCGCCGGAAAGGCGGTGGACTCGCTCTTCAAAGGGATTAGAGACTCCTTAGCAAGAGGGAAGAGCGTGGGGTTTGTTGGTTTTGGAACTTTTCTGGTGTCGAAAAGATCGGCGCGCAAGGGGATCAATCCCAGAACGAGGCAGCCGATTCAGATACCTGCAAAAAAGGTTCCGCGTTTTCGTGCGGGAAAGGCGTTAAAGGCGGCAGTGCTCCGGGCAAAATAA
- a CDS encoding serine/threonine protein kinase, with protein sequence MESVLVPLIVFLSITVWVVLPKYFRYRQELAREAIKNPVTDPAQTAEVKKLKDRVENLEALICRLDTEINYQLEKSAGGGKITTLPDTTGNSQMPTTFMNIATALEGRYQVLKELGRGGMGIVFQAHDKQLNEQVAIKILSPLLSNDDQALERLKREVSAARRVTHANVIRIHDIAEINGLHYVSMEYFPGTNLKEHIKRSGALSQMQAYNIASQICDGLEAAHRQGVIHRDLKTQNVIIHGNQIKIIDFGLARTSHMEGMTATGLIMGTPEYMAPEQVSGQKVDERADIYSLGIILYELFTGRVPFTGDSAIAVGFKQMKEDPPPPRQLNPQLSEAVERVILHALQKDPVMRYLSVSELRQDLERAVMTPLSSSAAQSHSVQQNLEKIRS encoded by the coding sequence ATGGAAAGCGTGCTTGTCCCCCTGATTGTGTTTCTATCGATCACGGTATGGGTCGTTTTACCGAAATACTTCCGTTATCGTCAGGAACTTGCAAGGGAAGCGATCAAAAATCCCGTAACCGACCCGGCTCAAACCGCGGAAGTCAAGAAGCTGAAGGACCGGGTGGAGAATCTCGAGGCGTTGATCTGCCGGCTGGATACCGAAATCAACTATCAGCTGGAGAAATCGGCCGGCGGAGGCAAGATCACCACTTTGCCTGATACAACGGGCAACAGTCAGATGCCAACCACTTTCATGAATATTGCTACAGCATTAGAAGGACGTTATCAGGTTCTTAAGGAACTCGGCCGTGGTGGAATGGGCATCGTATTTCAAGCTCATGACAAACAGCTGAACGAGCAAGTAGCAATCAAAATTCTTTCCCCTTTGCTCAGCAATGATGATCAAGCGCTGGAACGCCTGAAAAGAGAAGTTTCTGCTGCAAGGCGCGTGACGCATGCAAACGTAATCCGGATCCACGACATTGCTGAAATCAACGGATTGCACTACGTATCGATGGAGTACTTTCCGGGCACGAATCTGAAGGAGCACATCAAGCGGTCAGGGGCGCTTTCCCAGATGCAAGCCTACAACATCGCAAGCCAGATTTGCGACGGTCTGGAAGCGGCTCACCGGCAGGGAGTCATTCATCGCGATTTAAAAACGCAGAACGTTATTATTCATGGCAATCAGATCAAAATCATCGACTTCGGACTTGCCCGCACTTCTCATATGGAAGGAATGACTGCCACGGGGCTGATTATGGGCACTCCGGAATACATGGCCCCTGAACAGGTTTCCGGACAGAAAGTGGATGAGCGCGCTGATATCTATTCGCTGGGGATCATTCTCTATGAATTGTTTACTGGAAGGGTACCTTTTACCGGAGATTCCGCGATCGCTGTTGGATTTAAGCAGATGAAGGAAGATCCGCCTCCACCAAGACAACTGAATCCCCAACTCAGTGAGGCCGTTGAGCGTGTGATCCTGCATGCCTTACAAAAAGATCCTGTGATGCGTTATCTGTCCGTATCAGAATTGCGGCAGGACCTGGAAAGAGCTGTAATGACCCCTCTTTCCAGTTCCGCAGCACAAAGTCATTCCGTTCAACAAAATCTGGAAAAAATCAGATCGTGA